The proteins below come from a single Anaerolineae bacterium genomic window:
- a CDS encoding metal ABC transporter substrate-binding protein: protein VQALNQNPDKYRDILIQTARVPEALQGRYTLPTYPEKELPSEAQVADVVQWALDKGLIQKPLAYDQLVDASFRK, encoded by the coding sequence GTGCAGGCTCTCAACCAGAACCCGGATAAGTACCGGGATATCCTGATCCAGACGGCGCGCGTCCCCGAGGCCCTGCAGGGGCGCTACACCCTGCCCACATATCCGGAGAAAGAATTGCCCAGCGAGGCACAGGTGGCGGACGTGGTGCAATGGGCACTGGACAAGGGGCTGATCCAGAAACCCCTTGCCTACGATCAGCTCGTCGACGCCAGCTTCCGGAAGTAG
- a CDS encoding ATP-binding cassette domain-containing protein codes for MSAPIVLLDDVTFAYHPQQPPIFQGFHWQVEQGEAWAVIGPSGCGKSTLLYLLAGLRQPTAGTVLVEGQPVPRPRASIGLILQDHGLLPWATVWENAALGVRMGHFYARKRSPRDAPRPYPPALPLSEVDAWLKRLDIYHLRHHYPSQVSGGQRQRVAIARTLALRPNLLLMDEPFSALDALTREDLQTLMVQLQAELGVTTIVVTHNIEEAVFLGRKILVLHAPPNESAVVVDNPGAGSPAFRASQEFWEMTQRLREMLAPTVRR; via the coding sequence ATGAGCGCTCCCATCGTCCTGCTGGACGATGTGACATTCGCCTATCATCCCCAACAGCCGCCGATCTTCCAAGGCTTTCATTGGCAGGTGGAGCAGGGGGAGGCCTGGGCGGTGATTGGACCGTCGGGGTGCGGCAAGAGTACCCTGCTGTATCTGCTCGCCGGCCTGCGCCAGCCCACGGCCGGCACCGTACTGGTGGAGGGCCAGCCGGTGCCGCGCCCGCGCGCCAGCATCGGTCTCATCCTGCAGGACCACGGCCTCCTGCCCTGGGCCACTGTATGGGAGAATGCCGCCCTGGGCGTGCGCATGGGGCACTTTTACGCCCGCAAGCGCTCGCCCAGGGACGCCCCGCGGCCATACCCGCCGGCCCTCCCTCTCTCCGAAGTCGACGCCTGGCTCAAACGGCTGGACATCTACCACCTGCGCCATCACTACCCCAGCCAGGTCAGCGGCGGCCAGCGCCAGCGGGTGGCCATCGCCCGCACCCTTGCCCTGCGCCCCAATCTCCTGCTCATGGATGAGCCATTCAGCGCACTGGACGCGCTGACCCGCGAGGACCTGCAGACGCTGATGGTCCAGCTCCAGGCTGAGCTAGGGGTTACCACTATCGTGGTCACGCATAATATCGAGGAGGCCGTGTTCCTCGGGCGCAAAATCCTGGTGCTTCATGCGCCGCCCAACGAGTCGGCCGTGGTGGTGGACAACCCGGGCGCCGGCTCCCCCGCTTTCCGCGCCAGCCAGGAATTCTGGGAGATGACCCAGCGCCTGCGGGAAATGCTGGCGCCGACGGTCCGGAGGTGA
- a CDS encoding ABC transporter permease subunit — translation MRWRDLGIGLLLTIIIWQVLAWLVNRPILPGPAVVLYTFGRELIAGRLTRHLLISTYRVLVSIAISLVLAVPAGLALGQSPRLNRIFSPLLYIGYPIPKVVFLPVFLLLLGIGDASKIALIVVILFFQVLVVVRDQASAIRPELIMSVRSLGAGRLALLRFVYLPASVPAILTALRLSIGTAVAVLFLAESFATTSGLGYYIMVESWSRVAYAEMYAGVVAMSLLGLGLYYLADWLERRLAPWRFVS, via the coding sequence GTGCGCTGGCGTGATCTCGGCATTGGCCTTTTGCTCACCATCATTATCTGGCAGGTGCTGGCCTGGCTGGTGAACCGCCCCATCCTGCCCGGGCCGGCAGTGGTGCTGTACACCTTCGGCCGCGAGCTGATCGCCGGCCGGCTGACCCGGCATCTGCTCATCAGCACCTACCGCGTGCTGGTCAGCATCGCCATCTCCCTGGTGCTGGCGGTGCCGGCCGGCCTGGCCCTGGGCCAAAGCCCGCGCCTGAACCGCATCTTTTCTCCCCTGCTGTATATCGGCTATCCCATCCCCAAGGTCGTCTTCCTGCCCGTGTTCCTCCTCTTACTGGGGATCGGGGACGCCAGCAAGATCGCGCTGATCGTTGTCATCCTGTTCTTCCAGGTGTTGGTGGTGGTGCGGGACCAGGCCAGCGCCATTCGCCCCGAGCTGATCATGAGCGTGCGCTCGCTGGGCGCCGGCCGGTTGGCGCTCCTGCGCTTCGTCTATCTGCCAGCATCGGTGCCGGCCATCCTGACCGCCCTGCGCCTGAGCATTGGCACGGCGGTGGCAGTGCTGTTCCTGGCGGAGAGCTTTGCCACCACCAGCGGCCTGGGCTACTATATCATGGTGGAGAGCTGGAGCCGGGTGGCTTATGCGGAGATGTACGCCGGCGTGGTAGCCATGAGCCTGCTCGGCTTGGGCTTATACTACCTGGCCGATTGGCTGGAGCGCCGGCTGGCCCCCTGGCGCTTTGTCTCCTGA
- a CDS encoding 1,4-dihydroxy-2-naphthoate polyprenyltransferase: MADKLSATQPIPRWQAWVMGARPRTLPAAISPVIVGIALAMADGKFSFWPALAALADALLIQIGTNLANDYFDHLRGIDTPDRKGPPRVAASGLIPLASLRAGIIVVFGLTALIGLYLVIRGGWPVLAIGLAAILAALAYSGGPFPFGSYGLGDLFVFIFFGLVAVGGTYYVQALQFYPLVLLVAVPLGALITDILVVNNYRDIETDARVGKRTLAVILGPAGARLEFIGLLILAYAVPVILWGMGRFSAGVLLPWLTIPKAVGLTRTLYATTDGPALNRALAGTAQLTLWFSILFSIGMLV, encoded by the coding sequence ATGGCGGACAAACTCTCGGCAACACAACCGATTCCTCGCTGGCAGGCCTGGGTGATGGGCGCGCGACCCCGCACCCTGCCGGCGGCCATCTCCCCTGTGATCGTCGGCATCGCGCTGGCGATGGCCGATGGCAAGTTCTCTTTCTGGCCGGCGCTGGCCGCGCTGGCCGATGCCCTGCTGATCCAGATCGGCACCAACCTGGCCAACGATTATTTCGACCATCTACGCGGCATTGATACGCCGGATCGCAAAGGGCCGCCGCGCGTGGCGGCCAGCGGCCTGATCCCCCTGGCGTCCCTGCGGGCCGGCATCATCGTCGTATTCGGCCTGACGGCGCTCATCGGGCTGTACCTGGTAATACGGGGCGGCTGGCCGGTGCTGGCCATCGGTCTGGCCGCTATCCTGGCGGCCCTGGCCTACAGCGGGGGGCCGTTCCCCTTCGGCTCGTACGGCCTGGGAGACCTCTTCGTCTTTATCTTTTTCGGGCTGGTAGCCGTCGGCGGGACCTATTACGTCCAGGCCCTGCAGTTCTATCCCCTGGTGCTGTTGGTGGCAGTGCCGCTGGGCGCGCTCATCACGGACATCCTGGTGGTGAACAATTATCGGGATATCGAGACCGATGCCCGGGTGGGGAAGCGCACGCTGGCGGTGATACTGGGGCCGGCCGGCGCCCGCCTGGAGTTCATCGGTCTGCTGATCCTGGCCTATGCCGTGCCCGTCATCCTGTGGGGCATGGGGCGTTTCTCCGCCGGCGTCCTGCTCCCCTGGCTCACGATCCCCAAGGCGGTGGGGTTGACGCGCACCCTGTACGCCACTACGGACGGGCCGGCATTGAACCGCGCCCTGGCCGGCACCGCCCAATTGACGCTCTGGTTCAGCATCCTCTTCTCCATCGGGATGCTGGTATGA
- a CDS encoding metallophosphoesterase, which yields MERSSSRSISPFLPAEDDPYAYALRRAEDALEKRWLHKALVALNAPAGWPPWAVAGVALAGSSLVAMSWRALGAGAWAPWVLLLLTAVALWDAVVLLAQPRLGLAFGPFGSQFVILQIPRWTAAFLAGLLVQLLGATPAFTLLAGVELVAAGLLVWGAWVEPRRVEVTQLSLGAPAFPPDAPPLRILHISDLHVERWGRREEQVLELARQLRPDLILLSGDYVNLSNVDDPQAHADARRLLAGVSAPLGVCAVLGSPPVDRNSAGLFPGLAVRLLRDEVHLLEAGGRRLAIIGMDCSHDTARDGERLRRLCASLPANAYRILLYHSPDLMPAAVEQGIDLYLCGHTHGGQIRLPLYGALITSSRLGKRYEMGWYREGRTHLYVSRGVGLEGLGAPRLRFLCRPEVALVTLGPAGSQDQA from the coding sequence ATGGAACGTTCGTCCTCGCGGTCCATATCCCCCTTCCTGCCGGCGGAGGACGACCCGTACGCCTATGCCCTGCGGCGTGCGGAGGACGCGCTGGAGAAGCGCTGGCTCCATAAGGCGCTGGTGGCGCTGAACGCGCCGGCCGGCTGGCCGCCGTGGGCCGTGGCCGGCGTTGCCCTGGCCGGCAGTAGCCTGGTGGCGATGAGCTGGCGCGCTTTGGGCGCTGGCGCGTGGGCGCCCTGGGTCCTGCTCCTGCTGACAGCCGTAGCTCTGTGGGATGCGGTCGTCCTGCTCGCCCAGCCCCGCCTGGGCCTGGCGTTCGGCCCCTTCGGCTCCCAATTCGTCATCCTGCAAATTCCCCGGTGGACAGCGGCGTTCCTGGCCGGCCTGCTCGTCCAACTGTTGGGAGCGACGCCGGCCTTCACCCTGCTGGCCGGCGTCGAGCTGGTGGCCGCAGGGCTTCTGGTATGGGGGGCCTGGGTCGAGCCGCGGCGGGTGGAAGTGACGCAGTTGTCCCTGGGCGCGCCGGCGTTCCCACCCGATGCCCCGCCTCTGCGCATACTGCATATCAGCGACCTGCATGTGGAACGCTGGGGCCGGCGCGAGGAACAGGTCCTGGAGCTGGCGCGCCAACTGCGGCCCGACCTGATCCTGCTGAGTGGGGACTACGTGAACCTCTCGAACGTGGATGATCCCCAGGCCCATGCCGATGCGCGCCGCCTGCTGGCCGGCGTATCGGCCCCGCTGGGCGTATGCGCGGTGTTGGGCAGTCCGCCGGTGGACCGCAATTCGGCCGGCCTGTTTCCGGGCCTGGCGGTGCGCCTGCTCCGCGACGAGGTGCACCTGCTGGAGGCCGGCGGCCGGCGGCTGGCCATCATCGGTATGGACTGCAGTCACGACACGGCGCGCGACGGCGAACGCCTGCGCCGGCTGTGCGCCTCCCTGCCGGCGAACGCATACCGCATCCTGCTGTACCATTCGCCGGACCTGATGCCGGCGGCTGTGGAGCAGGGCATTGACCTCTACCTGTGCGGGCACACGCACGGCGGCCAGATTCGACTGCCGCTGTACGGCGCGCTGATCACCTCCTCGCGTCTGGGCAAGCGGTATGAGATGGGATGGTATCGGGAGGGGCGCACGCATTTGTATGTCAGCCGCGGCGTGGGGCTGGAAGGCCTGGGGGCGCCGCGTCTGCGCTTCCTGTGCCGGCCGGAGGTGGCGCTGGTCACGCTGGGGCCGGCCGGTAGTCAAGATCAGGCATAG
- a CDS encoding right-handed parallel beta-helix repeat-containing protein: MNARTYRNLGVSFLLAAFLLAGIFLLGMTPPALADDQTFFVKPDGAGTACSQANPCALQTALEQAGDGSTIYLAQGIYTGTGTAVISITRSITLAGGWNGAPAGPVLRDPAAYPTTLDGEGARRVVSIGRFITVTIEGLTITNGVVTDMGAGFFAEDANLTLRHTTIYSNVADAHTATNTLGGGGYVLGGTFQLLSSTVRANDAWCNGCPRTQGGGLYIYGTTAVTIEDSLLEANDAWQGSGLEFDGGSGRRPILIRRTIFRDNGWGLSPGGGVGGYAGGAHLAWAVAHIEDCLFEHNRAGNDTGALYFTGGELLLARSVFRNNEAHRTAGVELWNTSPFTLTNNLIADNRPGLGAEAGALSIRSNSTGSLLHNTIARNTGTRGGYGIEVNSGQPITLVNTILVSHTVGITVTAGSTATLEGTLWGIGAWANGTDWGGAGTILTGLVNVWGDPDFENPAGGDYHIRRGSAAVDAGVNAGVPTDMDGDRRPIGAGFDIGADEYMPEYMPGVHLPLIIRRR, encoded by the coding sequence ATGAATGCACGAACGTATCGAAACCTGGGAGTAAGTTTCCTCTTGGCGGCGTTCCTGCTGGCGGGAATATTCCTTTTGGGGATGACCCCGCCCGCCCTGGCAGATGATCAGACCTTCTTCGTCAAGCCTGACGGCGCCGGTACGGCCTGCTCTCAGGCCAATCCCTGCGCCTTGCAGACGGCCCTGGAGCAGGCCGGCGATGGCAGTACCATCTACCTCGCCCAGGGCATCTACACCGGCACCGGCACAGCGGTTATCTCCATCACGCGAAGCATCACCCTCGCCGGCGGGTGGAACGGCGCCCCAGCCGGCCCCGTGCTGCGCGACCCCGCCGCGTATCCCACCACCCTGGACGGGGAAGGCGCCCGACGGGTGGTTTCTATCGGCAGATTCATCACGGTGACGATAGAGGGCCTGACCATCACCAACGGCGTCGTCACTGATATGGGCGCCGGCTTCTTTGCCGAGGATGCCAATCTGACCCTTCGTCACACAACCATCTACAGCAATGTCGCCGATGCACACACCGCCACCAATACCCTGGGCGGAGGAGGCTATGTCCTCGGCGGCACGTTCCAGCTCCTCTCTTCCACCGTGCGCGCCAATGATGCCTGGTGCAATGGATGTCCCAGGACACAGGGTGGCGGCTTGTACATTTATGGGACCACGGCAGTCACCATCGAGGACAGCCTGTTGGAAGCGAACGATGCATGGCAAGGCAGTGGGCTGGAGTTTGACGGCGGCTCAGGCCGCCGGCCCATCCTCATCCGCCGCACTATTTTCCGGGACAACGGATGGGGACTCAGCCCGGGCGGTGGCGTTGGCGGCTACGCAGGTGGGGCACATCTCGCATGGGCTGTAGCTCACATCGAGGACTGCCTTTTCGAGCACAACCGCGCTGGCAACGACACGGGCGCACTGTACTTCACCGGCGGGGAACTGCTCCTGGCCCGCAGTGTGTTCCGCAATAACGAGGCCCACAGAACAGCGGGTGTGGAGTTGTGGAACACCTCGCCCTTCACTCTCACCAACAACCTTATCGCGGATAACCGGCCGGGGCTCGGCGCAGAGGCCGGGGCCCTATCCATCCGATCCAACAGCACGGGATCGCTCCTTCACAACACCATCGCCCGCAACACTGGCACAAGGGGTGGGTACGGCATTGAGGTGAACAGCGGTCAGCCCATCACGCTGGTGAACACCATCCTGGTCAGCCACACCGTGGGCATCACGGTGACGGCCGGCAGTACAGCGACGCTCGAAGGCACTCTGTGGGGCATCGGCGCCTGGGCCAACGGGACCGATTGGGGAGGCGCCGGCACCATCCTCACCGGCCTGGTCAATGTGTGGGGTGACCCGGACTTCGAGAACCCCGCCGGCGGCGACTACCATATTCGCCGCGGCTCGGCGGCGGTGGATGCCGGCGTGAATGCCGGCGTGCCGACCGATATGGACGGCGACCGGCGACCGATCGGCGCCGGCTTCGACATCGGAGCGGATGAATATATGCCTGAATATATGCCGGGTGTCCATCTGCCGCTCATAATAAGACGGCGTTGA